DNA from Tachypleus tridentatus isolate NWPU-2018 chromosome 8, ASM421037v1, whole genome shotgun sequence:
AGTTAAGAGGTGGGTTCAGGGATCAAATAACCACCTCCAGTATTTCAGAATTTTCTATTATGCtttcagattattattattatttgatgttgttgttaaGTAAATACTTGATATGCATGCAACTTGCTTAAATTCTTTAGGTGGAAGAAAACTTTCCCTTCTCCACAATGATACATACATAAACATTCGTAGTGCTGGCTACGCCTCTTCATATACCATAAATAATTATTCTACTCAAAACGCATGACGTGTAGATGGTTTTCATATTATTTGACTAACAACCATACATGCGTTATGATTCATTACTAGGAAGACTTACTTTGAAATTCTGCAATAGACTCACTATACAACAACTTTAGAAGGAAAGAAACTGTCCTGAAGAATCCAAGTGCACACAATGAATTGAATTGTTCTATTCGTGATGGCGAGAACCCCACTTGAAATATTtccaagacggctggtatgggtatcagcactttaattcaaataaagcATAAatcaacgtttcgactttcttagttcatcttcaggttaacaattgAATTGTTCTATGACCGAAAGAACCGCGAGTGCTTCGAATGGAGATTGTTGTAGACTGTAGACAAATTTGAAGTGATTTTGTTGCAACTTGATCTCACTAAGTTAcacaagtgttttgttttttatctcaaTACGGGTATAAAGTGGTGAAAAATATCGAAAATCACGACACAAAAACTGTCAAacgaaaaagtaatttatatatgtatgacaGAGAAAGTCTGAaatcttaacaaaaacaaatgaaccgTCAGGATGCAACTTACAGAAGGAAAGATACAGGTTTTCTCACCAAGAACCAATGAGGAGAAGTCGAGAACAAACCCGAAATATAGAAACGCATCAAACTCTTCGCCAAGATTCACATAAAATAACTCGTGACAGAGAAGCTGGAGAGGGTCGTGACcacacagtaaataataataatgggtGGAACTTTTGGCAGCTTGTCACCATGTCAGTGATATGTTAAAGCCTGGAAAAATAGGATTTCTTATAcaacacatttttactttaagaggaatcaaaacaaatgaaaactaagCTAAATGATGCAAGAGGAATATAACATTTCGTTTATTTAACAGAAGGGTTACAGTTTGATTCACCCCACGTGCATAAATACTGGGgttatattgttataacaacaatgtaGGAGACTAAATAAATTCTGAAAACTGAAACGtatgtaaacaacaaaagtatCGCAACTGAAGCTTTTTTACGAACCTAttctatgtatgttttaattacTAATTAGGCAATggtaacataataacaaaaagcAATAATTTCCAATTTCTTTACCATATACACTATGATAACGCacgttaaaaattattaatatatttagtaaaaaacatggaacttttattttctaaacgtCTTTAAATATTAAGAGGCAgtacgtgttttttgtttgtttttttaatttcgcacaaacctacacgaggactatctgcgctagccgtccctaattagcagtgtaagactagagggaaggcagctagtcatcaccacccaccgccaactcttaggctattcttttaccaacgaatagtgggattgaccctaactttttaacgcccccacggctgaaagagcgagcatgtttggcgcgacggggatgcgaacccgcgaccctcagaatacgagtcgcacgccttaacacgctaagccatgccgggcctgaggcAGTACAATGATGATTCTAGTAAATTTTACAAAGGCCGAAAAAATATTCCTCTAATTTTTGTGTGTGGGAGAATTAAGTATTCGTTCCTATGTCTCCTGGAAGTAGTGATTGCTAATGTCATATTCTCTTAACAATtgtatatgtgtgtacatatatatatatatatattgtttgtttgttttttaatttcgcgcaaacctacacgagggctatctgcgctagccgtccctaatttagcagtgtaaggctagagggaaggcagctagtcatcaccattcaccgccaactcttttaccaacgaatagtgggattgaccgtcacattattacgcccccacggctgaaagggcgagcatgtttggtgcgacgggaattcgaacccgcaaccctcagatgacgagttcaacgccttaacccacgttatacatatatagtttccATTTAGCAAATGAACACAACACAAAATCAACAAAGAAACAGATTCATCGTGACTTCTTAAAACGTGAACAATACGTGTTCTGCTCAACTCTGATCCAGTAACATAAATCTACGGTATAGATCAGGGATAAGCTGATTGTAGTTACATACATGGATCAGAGAAATGTTTCAGTAGGTTGTAGTTATACTCACACGTTAGAGATGAATTTACGTTGATCGTAGTTAGAAATACAGGTCAGAGATGTGCTTACGTTGATTGTAGTTAGAAATACAGGTTGGAAATGTGCTTACGTTGATTGTACTTAGACACACAGGTCAGAGATGAATTAACGTTAATTGTAGTTAGACACACTGATCAGAGATGAATTTACGTTGATTGTAGTTACACACACAGGTCAGAGATGAGTTTACGTTGATTGTAATTACACACACAGGTCAGAGATGAGTTTACGTTGATTGTAATTACACACACAGGTCAGAGATGAGTTTACGTTGATTGTTGTTACACACACAGGTTGGAGATGGGTTTATTTTGATTGTAGTTACACATACAGATCAGACATGAGTTAACTGTGATTTTAGTTACACATACAGGCTGGAGATGAGTTTACATTCAGTATAGTTATACAAAAAGTCTTCACTTAGGTTTTAACGTTTCGTATTAACGTCTTGTATTAACATCTTgtattagtttaatatattttataaactttacttTCTGTAATAAAGAACTATTTTCAAGATCGACTGGAAGATTGATgtcaacttgaaaaacaaaaatgtaattatcaCGAATACCCCGTAATCCTGTTATACACTCATAAAGAAGTAAGTTCTAATACACTGACCCACTTTAATGCCATGTTACAACCAAATACACTAACTCACTTTAATGTCATGTTAATCTAAATACACTGATTCACTTTAATGTCCTCGTGCATCAAAATACACTAACCCACTTTAACGTCATCTTACATCGGAACACACGGACCCACTTAACAACAAGTAACCAATTCCCATGTTTTCGTGATGATTTATTTGAAACGCTGAATTTCCTACAAGAATAAATAACTATATCTTTTCAGCTTTCTAATAATACAGATTTCATTATGTATTCCAAGCTACTTGTAGGACAGCTAGGTTAACACCCTTAGCTGATCATAAATAGGAACacatatagatataaaaatatctgACTTCGCTATTTAGGCAACATTTAGGGTTGAACATTCTTGTTCCTCACTTCATATTTATTGGTGACAATAGTGCGAAAATAACTAAACAGATTAATCCTTGACTTTCTGTTGGTATTTATAGTTTTACTTGGGGGAGTGGGGGTCTATGTTGAGATACTAAATGTTCTGGAAAGCCTTATGCTAAGAAAGTTTGAGAAATTAATGTATAAACACGTACGTTTTTTTaatggtttaaaacaaatatgctCATTAATGGTGTTTTTCTTTATACATGGATTTTAAACCTTGAAAACAAACGAGATTTTGCTCTTGGGTTTCcttatatatatctgtgtttaACACTATCTTCAACATTCAGTTTTCATTGtgtattcatttgttttcttcttattcCAAAACAGCCCTTCCATAAACCTCTCCCAGTGAATCAGTGGTAACTTTCCGGatgtataacactaaaaaccgaatTTCAATGTTCCTGGCGAGCatagcacaaataactcattgtgtagcttcgtgataaactacataaaaaagcaacaacaaacaaactgttcccTTATTCAAAAAAGACGCATTCAGTATGACGTAACCACTATGCCATCTGTGTTATCTGTGATTTTGTCAGATCATTATTCTACTTTGTCCATGGTTGGCTGGTTAGACAGATGTAACACCTAGGTATACTAGCTGTAAGTGTACGCAAGGTAATGATAAACAACAGGTAAACAACTGAGTCAGGTAACCTTCTGAAACGCATTAGCATCACATGGCAAAATGCCCACCGTCTTATTTATTATAAGTCTTGCTTCGATTTCAGCCGTTGTAAGCACCGTGAGAGATGGAGAAATTACATTAAGTGCTTACTTTCCGGGATCTAATGATACATTTTATCCACGATCAGTAGTGAATTCAGCCTTACTGAATGGAGTTACTCAATGCTTTTGGCTAAAGATCAAAACAGACATTACTCGGgaacattttgttttctcttacGTAGTCGGCACAGGAGAAGATAACGAAGAGATTGTGGTTTCCATTAAAATAACCAATCCACTTGAATCAGCACTGATTAAACTTCAAGTTAGAAGTGTGCAAGTTACAGCGAGTTGTTCCCCTTTCTTAATTAGTAAGTGGAGCAGACTTTGTATTGCTTGGAGAAGTGTATAtggaaaagtaaaactaatcattGGAGAGTACTTGTGTAATGATGACAT
Protein-coding regions in this window:
- the LOC143224005 gene encoding C-reactive protein 1.4-like, which produces MPTVLFIISLASISAVVSTVRDGEITLSAYFPGSNDTFYPRSVVNSALLNGVTQCFWLKIKTDITREHFVFSYVVGTGEDNEEIVVSIKITNPLESALIKLQVRSVQVTASCSPFLISKWSRLCIAWRSVYGKVKLIIGEYLCNDDISGVTHELSARFGGLVMLGLDQHRVDDGSSLNETLMGETTQANFWREFLDTDQVTRTNFCIARACRSSTFCYENQEMKSNVANWIEARFTVIENVLMSGSFVCK